The Populus trichocarpa isolate Nisqually-1 chromosome 11, P.trichocarpa_v4.1, whole genome shotgun sequence genome has a segment encoding these proteins:
- the LOC7472344 gene encoding uncharacterized protein LOC7472344 — protein MTIEEAAAGPAGPKVLRLLYFVGAGFICTVGINKWREIERKSILEQQQQEKKMKSDFLPRSSTNSVQKAIK, from the exons ATGACAATAGAAGAGGCAGCGGCAGGCCCTGCCGGCCCTAAGGTTCTCCGTCTGCTCTACTTTGTCGGCGCTGGAT TTATTTGCACAGTTGGAATCAACAAGTGGAGAGAAATCGAGCGAAAATCAATCCTCGAACAACAGCAgcaagagaagaagatgaagagcgATTTTCTGCCTCGAAGCTCCACAAATTCCGTGCAGAAGGCCATCAAATGA